The DNA region CAGTTATCAATTTGTAATTGGAAATGGATAGCCCAGAATCGGTTAAACGGGTAATACCACCGACAAAAACCATTATAAAAATCAACAGACAGCCTGTTAATAGCCAATATATAACCTTTTTGTTGTCTTTTTTTGAATTTGCCATGAACGCACGAATTTATTTTTTACTAGCCATTTTAAGCCCTAATTTCTTACCTTTTTCTAACATCAATTCATAGGCCGCTTCATATTCATTGGGAATATCGCCCTCTAAAATAGCTTCCTTTATTGCTTCTTTGATGATGCCGATTTCCTTAGAAGGCTGCAAATTGAAGGTTTCCATGATTTCTTCGCCCGAAATGGGCGGTTGGAAGTTCCTAACATGGTCGCGCTCTTCTACCTCCACAATTTTTTCACGAACAATTTTGAAGTTGTTATGGTATTTTTTGAAGCGTTTCGGATTTTTGGTGGTGATGTCGGCTTCGCAAAGTATCATTAAATCTTCCACATAATCGCCGGCATCAAAAACCAAACGGCGAACGGCCGAATCGGTAACAATATCCTGTGCCAAAACAATGGGACGTGAGCTCATCAGTACCATTTTTTGAACGAACTTCATTTTGTCATTCAAAGGCATTTTTAACCGTTTGAACAATCGGTACACCATTTTTGAACCTTCAAATTCGTGACCATGGAAGGTCCAACCCACTTTTTTACTGAATTTTTTTGTGGGTGCTTTCCCAATATCGTGTAACAAAGCAGCCCAACGTAGCCATAAATTATCGGTGTTTTCAGAGATGTTATCCACCACCTCCAAGGTGTGGTAAAAGTTGTCTTTATGGCGTTGGCCTTCAATTTCATCAATGCCTTTTAAAGCGGTGAGTTCCGGTAAAATGTATTTTAACAGACCTGTTTTTTCCAACAATAAAAACCCGATGGATGGTGTTTTGCTTTCCAGAATTTTGTTCAGTTCAGTAACAATACGTTCGTTGGTGATGATTTTTATGCGCTCAGCATTTTTTGTGATAGCCTTAAGCGATTCATTTTCAATTTTAAAATTGAGTTGTGTTGCAAATCGAATAGCTCGGAGCATGCGCAATGGGTCGTCACTGTAAGTGATGTCTGGGTTTAATGGCGTGCGGATTATTTTTTTATCTAAATCGGCCATTCCTTCAAACGGATCTAGTAAATCCCCAAACGTATTTTCATTTAAACTTAGAGCCAACGCATTTATAGTGAAATCGCGTCGGTTTTGGTCGTCTTGTAGCGTGCCATTTTCAACGGCAGGGTTGCGACTGTCTTCGGTATAGGATTCCTTTCGTGCGCCCACAAATTCAATTTCAATATCATCATGGCGGAGCATGGCCGTGCCGTAGGTTTTAAACACCTGAACTTTGGGCGTGTTGGGTAAATTTTTGGCGACTTGTTTGGCAAGTTTAATGCCGTCGCCAACCGCAACAACATCAATATCTTTCGCCTTGCCACGCTTTAAAAAATAATCACGAACATAACCGCCTATTACGTAGCTTTCCAGATTTAACTCTGAAGCAGATTTAGATATAACTTTAAAAATGTTGTGAGTTAATGCTTCTTTGTAATTCATTTTATTTGCCACTAATACACGAATGTTTTTATAATACGATACGTTTATGGTCTAAGAAATCTTTGTGAAAATTCACCAAAATTGCAAGTTTGTTCTGTGATACTTTTAAGTAGTTAATGCATTGTGAAATATGTTTGTCGTGCAAACTTTCTACAGATTTTATTTCTAAAATTATTTTATCGAACACTACGAAATCTGCATAAAACTTGTGTTTTAAAACAATGTTTTTATAGTTTACGTGGTATTCTTTTTCTCTTTGAAACGGAATATTTCTTAATTTAAATTCATGTTCAATAGCATCTTTGTACACAATTTCAGAAAAACCACTTCCCAAGTTGTTGTAAACTTCAAATAGTACACCAACAATTTCATAGCTTTCTTCTTTATATACAATTCTAGACATTCAATTGCGGTGTTTCTATTTTTAAAGCGTTATGCTACGAATGCACGAATATTTTAAATGTTTTTCTTAATAGTGAAACATAATGGAAAGATATTCGTGTATTCGTGGCGATTTTTACTCTCGAATAATCTTTACAACACCATTATTACTCAACTTGATAATTGAGGATGGTTTGTCGCAAATTTTTTCGCGCTGCAAATTTACAACATAGTCCACACCTTTTAAAACCTCGGGTGCTATTTCTTTGAATGATTTGGGCGTGGGTTGCCCACTGATGTTGGCTGAAGTGGAAACAATGGCACCATTAAATTTTCTGGATAGCCAAAAACAGAAGTCATCATCGGGGATGCGAATGGCGATGCTGCCATCGTCGGCGATTAAATTTTCGGCTAAATTTTGGGCTTCATCGTAAATGATGGTGGTGGGTTTGTCGGTTACATCAATGATGTTTTGTGCTGCTGCCGGAACTTGTTTTACGTATTTTTTCAACATCCTATCGTCGGCCACCAAACAAATTAGAGCTTTGCTGTCCTCTCGCTGTTTTAGATTGTACACTTTTTTTACAGCCTCCGGGTTGCTGGCATCGCAGCCAATGCCCCAAACGGTATCGGTTGGGTAAAGGATGAGGCCTCCGTTTTTTAAAACTTCAAGAGCGTTTTTTATTTCGGATTGCATAGTACAGCTTTTATTATTCAATACATTCTTTTGGTGCAAGTACTTCTGGGTTGTCTTCAAAAAAATCATTTACAAGGATTAAGGGAAGATGTTTTACTTTGAATTTGTTGTGATGTACATACAGAGACAAAAGACGTTCAGATATGAAGCCAAATACTCTTCTTTGGTAAGGAGATTTACTTATGGTTATCCTTGATTCTAATTCGAATAAAATATTAAATAACCATGAGCAATATTCATTTAACCAAGTGTAAGTAGCTATAAACATATTTGCCATATAAAAACATTCATAGCTTTCATACAAATAGGTTTTTATACTTGGTTCGTATTCCGGATACTTTTCTTTTATTATTTCCATTGCAGTATTCCAGTCTGAAGCCCGGTGGTGAAAACAATAATCTTCAGCAATAGTGGCAGGCAGTTCATTGACCATGTATGTTCTTGGATATGGAAGAATTATATCGTATTTATTTAACCATTTAGATACGTTTTTTTTTATTTTATTTTCTTTATCATGAGTTTTTATTATGAGCTTATTGTCACTTTTAACTCTTTTTATTGTTCTTGGTTTTCTGCTTAGTGGGTTAGTAAAAAAAAGAAAATATCTTCTATAATGCATAAGCCCAACTATATTTTCATTTTTCATGTTTTTCCATATCCAATATAAAGCACTAAGTTCATTAAAGTTTATGTTTTTATGAGAAATATTGTCAACCCCAGTGTTGTCCATGTAATAACCTTCATCTATCGTGAAGTTGTTTAAGTTTCTTCCTACTTGAATGGGTTTTAAAATAGCATTAGAAACATAGGGTTTGTCTTTATGTGTGGCAATAAAAATTTTCATTAGGTTATTCTATTTTGTAAAGAGGTATTTCTTTAATATTTAGTTTGTTGTTGTAAAAGTATAGGCCTAACAAGCGTTCAGAAATAAAACCAAATACACGTTTTTGATAATCATCTATAGGAATTTCGATACGCTTTTCTACTTCAAAAAGAATGCTAAATAACCAGTTGTGGTAATCGTCCCAAATTTTTTTTGGAGCAATGAGCATATTGGCGGCATGAAAAGAGTTGCCATTATCTAAATATTCAACAATACTGGTTTTGTATGAGGGGTATTTTTCAGCAATAACAGATTTGGTTATATTAAAGTCTCTTTCCCTATGAAATATTTTATAATTTTCAGATAATGATATAGGGCGCTTATTGTGTTTGCTAACAGAATGCCTGGGTAATATAACATCGTAATTTTTTAATATGTTTACAATATGTTCTTGTTGTGTCTCAGAGGGTACGGTATAAAGTTTAGTTTTTTTAAAATTTTGCGCAGTGATGCGTTTTTGAGTTGAAGGGGATATACTAAGTTTATTATAAAATAGGTTAAAATAACGTCTGTAATGGCAAAGTCCAACATATTCTTGGTCTGTACAATTTTGGGTTATCCAGTAACTAGCAGTAAGTTCACAAAAATTTTCATTTTTGTTAGAGATATTATTTCCAGTAGCATCAGTAATGGAAGAGCCAATATTTGAGTGTGCTTTAGAATTTACATATATAGTTTGATATAGTTTGTTAGTTAGATAAGGCTGGGGACCATGTGAAACTGTAAATATTTTAACCATAAGTTTTTATTGTTCTAATTCCGTTTTTGCTTTAACAAGGGCTGAGGCAATTATTTGGTGCATATCATAATATTTGTATTCTGCTAAACGACCACCAAAAATAACATTTTTATAAGCCTTAGATTTTTCTTTATACTTATTGTAGATATTTTGATTCATAGGATTGTTAATTGGGTAGTAAGCTTCTTTATTAGGAGTCCAATCTTCAGGATATTCTTTTGTTATTATAGTATGTTCTTGGTTGTTGAACTCAAAATGTTTGTGCTCTATAATTCTAGTAAAAGGAATATTAGCGTCGTTATAATTAACCACAGCATTGCCTTGATAGTTTGTTGTATTCAAAATTTCATCTTCAAAACGTAATGACCGGTATTCTAACTGACCAAATTCATAGTTAAAATATTCATCTATTTTACCTGTAAAAATAACCTTGTCTGCCATTTGTTCAAACTGTTCTTTGTTGTTGAAAAAATCGCAGTTGGTTTTAGTCTCAATGTTATTTAGTAAGCCCTCAATAATTTTATTATAGCCACCAATTGGGATTCCTTGGTACTTGTCATTAAAATAGTTGTTATTAAATGTATAGCGTACAGGGAGTCTTTTAATTATAAAAGCGGGTAATTCTGTTGCTTTTTTACCCCATTGTTTTTCTGTATATTCTTTAATGAGTGTTTCGTAAATGTCTTTGCCAACAAGAGAAAGCGCTTGCTCTTCAAGATTCTTAGGGTGCTTTACTCCATACTCTTTTATTTGTCCTTCTATGATGTTTTTGGCTTCATGAGGTGTTTTTACTCCCCAAAGCTGATAAAAGGTGTTCATGTTAAAAGGAAGATTGAATAGTTTCTCTTTCGAGATGGATACGGGAGAGTTGATGTAGTTGTTAAATTCAGCAAACTGGTTTACATAATCCCAAATAGCTTTATCGTTTGTGTGAAAAATATGAGCTCCATATTTGTGTACATTAATCCCATTTTTGTTTTCGCAATATACATTTCCGCCTATATGACTTCGTTTATCTATTACCAAACACTTTCTTCCTTTTTTTGTGGCTTCATGAGCAAATACGGATCCAAAAAGACCTGATCCTACAATTAAATAGTTATAAAGTTTCATCAAATTAGTTGTATAAGTTTTGTTTGTATGCCTTCTCTAGTTCAACATACATTTTGTCAGTAATTATTTCTTTTGTGAAATTCTCTTTTAAATGTTTGAAGCCGTTTTCTATCAGTTCAATTTTTAGGTCTTTATTATTCAAAACTTCTAGAGCTTTTTTTGCAAAATCTTTAGCATTTTCTTTCTCACAAAGTATTCCTGTTTTACCATTAACTATTACTTCAGGAATACCCCCAGCATTAGTTGCTATTATTGGAACATGGCAATTATAAGCTTCAAGTAAAACCCCGCCGGTTGGTTCTAATTTGGAGGTAAACATGAAAAGATCAAGCTCAGGAAATATTTCTGGGATATCTTGTCTAAATCCTGTGAAAACAAAGTCACTTTTTAAACCTTGCTTTTCAACATAATCTTTAATCTCATTTTCCAATTTACCAGTACCGATAAGGAAAAATTTAACATTGGATAATTCTGACTTTATTAGTTTAGCTGCATCAACAAATGTGTAATGGTCTTTAAAAGGGACAAAAGCAGAAATGTTTCCAATTAGTATTGTATCGTGTTTTAAGTTAAATTCTTTATGCAAAACCCCTGTGGCTTCTTTTTTAGGAAACTCAGCTAAATCCGTTGCGCTTCCAACAATAGAAAAGCGGGAATGGTTCTTAATAGAAGGTTTTAAAGCATCAACAACGGCTTGCGAAACACAGATTAGTTTTACTAAATATTTATAATTATATTTGAGTTTACTTAGTTTTCTTTTAGAAATATCTTTGATTAATGTCCTGAAAAATACAAGGGGTATTTTTTTAGATGATAATATTGATGAAATAACACATAAGGTATGTGCCCTACTGCTATGTATTAATATAAGGTCAATCTTTTCCTCTCTAACAATTTGTTTGATTTTTTTTATCCAACTAAAACTATATTCAGATTTTAAGGGGATAGAATGAACATTAAAGTTTTTCTCTTCAGCTATTTCAGATAACTTAGTTTGAGATGGGCATATTAAAACTTGGTGTTCTATTCTAGGGTTAAATGCCTCATAATAATAAACGATTTGTTGTTCGTGTCCACGCCAAACATTGGATGCAGTAATTTGAAGTAATCTCATGTCTTTTTAATAATTGAAAACAAAGATAAGATATCATTTTTTTAAATTAGGAAAACATAAAAATTTGTAATATTGCTGAATGAAAAATGTAGTAGTTCAAGATATATTTGCAGCTAATACCCTAGAGTTTAAACACTTTATAACTAATTTTAATTCAGAGGGGATTCCTTTTGGAAATCAAGATAGAAACTCCTTGAAGCTATTTCGGCTAAAAGATAAAACAATAAATGTTAAATCATTTAAAATTCCTAATATAATAAACCAAATCGTTTATAGGTTTTTCCGAAAAAGCAAGGCTCAACGTTCTTTTGAGTATGCGAATAAACTAATTCAATTAGGAATTGGTACACCACAACCCATAGCGTATTTTGAGTTTGGCTCATTGTTTTTGTTCAAAAGTAGTTTCTATGTAAGTGAACATTTAGATTGCGATTTAACTTTTAGGGAGCTTACTTTAGATTTAAATTATCCTAATCATGAATTGATTTTACGAGCTTTTACGAGATTTACCTTTAAACTACACGAAAACGGAGTGAATTTTTTAGATCACTCGCCCGGAAATACTCTCATTAAAAGAACAGGCGACGGTTACGAATTTTATTTGGTCGATTTAAACCGAATGGAATTTGGTAAGATGGATTTTGAAACCCGTATTAAAAACTTTGCCAAGCTCACCATCCATAAGCCGATGATACAGGTGATGAGCAACGAATATGCAAAATGTTTAGGTGAAGATGAACAGCGCGTATTTAATTTGATGTGGCGGGCAACTGTCGATTTCCAAGACCGGTTCTACAGAAAAGTACGATTGAAAAAACACATATTCTTTTGGAAGGAAAAATACCGGTCAATGTCGAGCCGACATCCAATTCAACGTTTTTGAACAGTTAGATTTATAAAATCATATCAAAAAAATTGACTATTTTACAAGTTTTGTTCTTTTTGAGATAAAGGAGTCCACAAACTTTTTTAGACTGTGGTGCGATAAGTAGTAGTAGTATTTTGGGAAAAGCCTATTGAGTTCATAAAAAATTTGTTTTAAGAGTTTTGCTTTGCGAAGAGAAACGTCGTGGTGTATCTCCGAAACGGAATTCATTGGGTTTGCATCTACTACGGAAGGCAGTAGGTTGTAAATCCTTAAATTGAAGTTCCACGCATGTTGGAGTTCGCAGTCAATAGGGCGTTTTATTATCGGGATTCCGTTTTTCAGTGTTTTCTTTAAAAATTTTTCAGCTCCTTTGCGAGTCCAAATTGCTCCAAGTGTAGATATTGGGATACTTGTTCCACATGCCCCAATAAAATACGTTTCATCCAGTTGTTGAACATTAATACTCCTCCTTTTTCCATTTTTGAGCTTTAGTACGTCCCACTGATGCTTTTCAGGTAAAGAGTCATAGATTTCGATGGACTTTTCAACAGTACGTTTGTAATTGATTTCTAGTTTAGCATCGTCCTCAATAATAATAGCAAATCTGAAACTCGATTTTAAAAAAGTCTGCATTGTTTTGATATGACTCAAAAAACACCCAATTTCTCCGGGAACCAAGTTTCTGTCGTAACGGTTTTTTAAAGTGTAATCTGTGTCTTTTAAGTTTCGTGCATCAACTGCCCGAATGCGTTCAAACTTGTGAATACCACTCTTTTCAAATTCTTTTTCCATTCGTTCCAATCGGTCTTTGGACCGGTCAAGATTAATTAAATACGTTTGAAAATTTAAAGAATCCTGCATGGCCGTTGAAGGGTTAAGAATTGAAACAGTTTGTGTGTTTATAATACATCGATCGAATTTATAACTTTTTTGGTAATCAGCAAAAAACAAAAAGCAGTAAACAGAGCTTAAGCAGTTATTTTTTCTGCTGCAACTCGCGTAGTTTGGTGTATTTTAAAAACGTGATATTGGCAGTTTGCACGCAAATAATAAAGCCGTTTAGCCCATCCAAAAACCCCAATCTTAAAACGTACGATTTAAAAAATGCCCAGGTGGGGTTGAAAATGATTTTCCAAATGGGCGCTTTTTTGCCCAATTCAAAATAGGCCTGTGCAGAGAGCGTTGAAAAATGTTCGGTTTTTAAATTGAACTCAGAATAGCTTTGGTAGGTGTAATGCAGAATATCACCTTTAAGCTGACCAACTGAGTCTGATGGACTATTCATTTGTACGGTTTCGTGAACTTTATTGCCTTTCCACTGCGCTTTTCGCCTATCGAAAACACGCAATTTTTTGTTGGGGTACCAATCGGAATGTTTTATCCACTGTCCGCAAAAATTATTGAACCGGTTGGCGTAATAGCCATCAAATTTCCAATTGCTTTTTAGTTTTATGATGGATTGTTGTAAACGTTCAGAAAGCGCTTCGTCACCATCGAGAGATACCACATAATCGTGTTTGGCTTGATTTAGGGCAAAGTTTTTCTGCTCGATGTAGCCTAAAAATTTTTGTTCAATAAAAGTGACATTGTATTTTTCACAAATGGCCTTGGTGTTGTCGGTTGAAAACGAATCGACCACCACAATTTCATCAACTACAGGCGTTAAAGACTGTAAACATTTTTCAATGTTCCGTTCTTCGTTAAAGGTAATGATAACGCCCGATAGTTTAATCATATTGCTGTTTTCGTAAGGCAAAAATAGCTATTTTTGTTACAATGGAAACATTAAAGACCTCGGTAATTATCAGTACTTACAATCAGCCCAAATGGTTGGAGAATGTGCTATGGGGTTATGCGGCCCAAACCGAAAAGAGTTTTGAAATAATTATTGCCGATGATGGCTCGGGAGAAGACACCAAACAAGTGGTTGAGCGTTTTAAAAAGGATTCAGAATTAGAAATTGTTCATGTTTGGCACGAGGATGACGGATTCCAAAAAACAAAAATTTTAAATAAAGCCATTGAAGCATCCTCATCGGAATATTTAATTTTTACAGATGGCGATTGCATTCCAAGGAATGATTTTGTGGCCACGCATTTAAAGTTGAGTCGGAAAAATTGTTTCCTTTCCGGAGGCTATTTTAAACTTCCCGAAGATATTTCGAATATCATTACAAAAGAAACGATTAAAAGTCAGCAGTGTTTTAAGTTGGATTGGCTCTTGAAACACGGATTGAAAAAAACATTTAAAACCAATAAACTGACGGCATTTGGATTGAGGGCTTGGTTTTTAAACACGTTTACGCCTACAAAAGCAACGTTTGATGGCATGAACGTTTCGGGCTGGAAAAGTGATATAATTACTGTTAACGGATTTGACGAACGGATGCAGTACGGTGGTGAAGACCGCGAGTTGGGCGAACGCTTGATGAACAGTGGCGTTAAATTTATACAGGTACGATACAGTGCCATTTGCTTGCATTTGTACCACGAGCGCCCTTATAAAAATGAAGCGGCTTTAGCGAAAAACAAAAAAATAAGAGAGGAAACGAAAAAAAATAAATCGGTTTATACGCCTTATGGCATCGTAAAATCGGGTTAGTTTTTGATGCTTTTTAAGAAACCCACCAATTTTTCTTTAAACAAGTTGGGCGTGAATTTTTCGTAAAGTTTATCGGCGTCGTTTTTAAAAGTTTTTTCGGGTTTGGTATAAATTTCAGGTTTGAAGTCCTTTAAGTGAACACTGATATTTTTTTCATCTTCAAACAAACTCCACGTAGCTCTATCGATCCATGGAGAAAAAATGCTGAACGTTGGTACGCTTAAAGCTTTAGCCATATTTACAGCGCCGCCTTCATTACCAATTAAAGCATTGCAATGGTGGGTGATGGATAAAAACTCACGGAGACTATTGCCAAAAACATTAAAGAATATAGCGTTTTGGGTTTCCTTGTTGCAATTGTTATAAATGTCCTCGGCCAATTCTTTTTGCTTCGGAATATAATTGAACAGTATTTGTGCTTTGGTTTCCGTGTAAACGGTATTGATAACCTCGGCCATGTATTCATGCGGATAGGTTTTGTTAGCGCCACTGCCCAAAACGCCAATCATAACAATCGGTTTTTCGATGTTGATGCCATGAGCTTTTAAAAAAGCCTCGCCGCGTTCAATTTCAGACTCAGTTAGATAAATCTTCGGTTTTGTCAACTGTGTTTCAATTCCCAAAGGTTCTAAAAGTTGCAGCCTGTTTTCAATGGCTAAGCTTTTGCTTTCGGAAACCTTTTTGCGTTTTTCATTATGGGTGTAAACGAAAGTGGTGTAGCTTTTGTGATAAGAAATTTTGATTTTAGCGCCTGAAAACAACGTAATGATATTACTGGATAGTTTACTGTAGACATCAATAACCACGTTGTATTTTGATGCTTTTACCGATTGTGCTAGTTTAAGGAGTTCTTTTTTGCTGTTTTCGGCCGCTTTAGTGAAAAAGATAAATTGGTCAATAAAAGGATGGTTTTGTACAACAGGGAAGGTGTGCTCGTTAATTAAATAATGTAACTGGGCATCAGGATATCTATGCCGAAGTGCCTCAAACAGAATACTGCTGGTAAGCACATCGCCAATCATTTTTTGTTGTATTACCAATACTTTCATAAAAACAGCTTCTGGCTAAAAATAAAAAATTCCAAATTCCAATTTAAAATTTCTGGAATTTGGAATTTTATGCGTTGTTATTAGTTCAATTAAACAGCCACATCGTTATCACGAAGCGCATCGTTCAATGAGGTTTTTTTATCGGTACTCTCTTTGCGCTTTCCGATAATCAAAGCACAAGGTACTTGGTATTCGCCAGCTGGGAATTTTTTAGTGTAGCTACCAGGAATAACAACCGAACGGGCTGGTACGCGACCTTTCATTTCGATTGGCTCATCACCAGTAACGTCAATAATTTTAGTGCTCATGGTCAATACCACGTTAGCACCTAAAACGGCTTCTTTTTCAACGTGAACGCCTTCCACCACAATACAACGGCTACCAACAAATACGTTGTCTTCAATAATTACAGGAGCGGCTTGTAGTGGCTCTAACACACCACCGATACCAACACCACCAGAAAGGTGTACGTTTTTACCAATTTGCGCGCAACTACCAACTGTGGCCCAAGTATCAACCATAGTGCCTTCACCAACATAAGCTCCAATGTTTACGTAGCTAGGCATTAAAATGGTTCCGGCCGAAATGTAAGCGCCATGTCGAGCAACGGCATGTGGTACCACACGGATGCCTTTTTCTTGGTAACCTGTTTTTAATGGAATTTTATCATGAAATTCCAACGGGCCGCACTCAATGGTTTCCATTTTTTGAATAGGGAAATAAAGCACCACGCCCTTTTTTACCCATTCGTTAACCTGCCAGCCGTCGTTGGTTGGCTCTGCAACGCGCAATTCACCTTTGTCTAAAAGGTCTACCACTTTTCTAATGGCCGCAACGGTGCTTTCTTCTTTCAGTAGGTCTCTATTGTCCCACGCTTTTTCTATGATTTGCTTTAACTCTGTCATCTAAAATAAATTTTCAGCAAATATAAGGGGTATCATTTAAAAAGGGAAAATAACCGTAAACAATAACCCGATTAAATGCAAAAACTCGAATTTTTTGAGGTGTTTTTTAAAGGGCGAAATATGCATTTTATCTTTTCGTCCGTGGACGTTCTGGATGAAATACATAAATTGTTGTTTTTAATCGTCAAAACCATGTTTTTAAACGGTTTATCGGTGAAAAAAGTCATTGTTCTTATAAACGAAAATACGGGTTTGTACAACTAATTTTTTGTGCTCAGGGCTTGTTGTGGATATATATTTGAATCATCAAACAACAAGGAACAATGAAAACCAATCTTTACATTCTAATCGTTTTTTTACTGACAGTTACTTTAGGAAACGCTCAAGATACTGAGAAGGTTGCCACTGTAGAAACGGCTAAGGCTGTTACTGTTGAAGCTAACGAAACTGTAAACAACGATACTTTGTTGATTGATGCTGCCGAGCTTAAAGAAACTGTAGCGCGTTCATCTAGCGATATCAGAATCTATTTGAACAGAAAAAGAAAGGTAAGTAATATTGCTTTGGTTTTTCCTAAAATCAATAAAGCGGTTAAGGCTTAATAAAAACGAATTCAAATTCAATATTAATATTTAAGGTTAAATTTTGTGAGGTTAAGGCTGTCTGTAAAGGCAGCCTTTCAATGGCTAAAACTGTAGGTGTTCGTCTGTTCGATTAAATGCAAAAACTCGAATTTTTGAGGTGTTTTTTAAAGGGCGAAATATGCATTTTATCTTTTCGTCCGTGGACGTTCTGGATGAAATACATAAATTGTTGTTTTTAATCGTCAAAACCATGTTTTTAAACGGTTTATCGGTGAAAAAAGTCATTGTTCTTATAAACGAAAATACGGGTTTGTACAACTAATTTTTTATGCTCAGGGGTTGTTGTGGATATATATTTGAATCATCAAACAACAAGGAACAATGAAAACCAATCTTTACATACTAATCGTTTTTTTACTGACAGTTACTTTAGGAAACGCTCAAGATGGTGAGAAGATTGCCACTGTAGAAACAAATAAGACTGTTACTGTTGAAGCCAACGACAATGTAAACAACGATACTTTGTTGATTGATGCTGCCGAGCTTAAAGAAACTGTAGCGCGTTCATCTAGCGATATCAGAATCTATTTGAACAAAGAAAGAAAGGTAAGTAACATTACTTTGGTTTTCCCTAAAATCAATAAAGCGGTAAAGGCTTAATAAAAGGAATTCAAATTCAAATTAATATTTAAGGTTAAATTTTGTGAGGGAAAGGCTGTCTGTAAAGACGGTCTTTTTTGTTGCACTATATAATGTTACCTTTGCAAAAAGAAACTATGGCACGCATTTTAGCACTAGATTTTGGTACCAAACGAACGGGTATCGCGGTAACCGACGAACTGCAAATTATCGCCTCCGGATTAACCACGGTAAACACTAAAGAACTTATTCCTTTTTTAAAAGATTATCTTTCAAAAGAACAGGTTGAATTATTTTTAATTGGCGAACCCAAGCAAATGGACAATACCGAATCTGAAAGTGAGAAACACATCAAGGCTTTTATTGTAAAACTTCAAAAGGAATTCCCTAAAATTCCAATAAAAAGGGAAGACGAGCGCTTTACTTCAAAAATGGCGGTGCAGACTATGATTGATAGCGGACTAAAGAAAAAGCAGCGGCAAAACAAAGCTTTGGTTGATGAGATTAGTGCCACACTCATTTTGCAAAGCTACCTGTACTCCAAATAAACCCTAAGAATAAAATTCCGTTAAATAGGATGCGAAAATAATAAGAGTTGTATTTTTGCAATTCTAATAAAAAAAGAATGATTTTACCCATAGTTGCTTACGGCGACCCCGTTTTAAAAAAGGTAGCGACCGAAATAGATGCTAATTACCCAAAGCTTAACGAGTTAATAGATAACATGTTCGAAACCATGTACA from Tamlana crocina includes:
- a CDS encoding 2,3,4,5-tetrahydropyridine-2,6-dicarboxylate N-succinyltransferase; the encoded protein is MTELKQIIEKAWDNRDLLKEESTVAAIRKVVDLLDKGELRVAEPTNDGWQVNEWVKKGVVLYFPIQKMETIECGPLEFHDKIPLKTGYQEKGIRVVPHAVARHGAYISAGTILMPSYVNIGAYVGEGTMVDTWATVGSCAQIGKNVHLSGGVGIGGVLEPLQAAPVIIEDNVFVGSRCIVVEGVHVEKEAVLGANVVLTMSTKIIDVTGDEPIEMKGRVPARSVVIPGSYTKKFPAGEYQVPCALIIGKRKESTDKKTSLNDALRDNDVAV
- the ruvX gene encoding Holliday junction resolvase RuvX → MARILALDFGTKRTGIAVTDELQIIASGLTTVNTKELIPFLKDYLSKEQVELFLIGEPKQMDNTESESEKHIKAFIVKLQKEFPKIPIKREDERFTSKMAVQTMIDSGLKKKQRQNKALVDEISATLILQSYLYSK